From a region of the Vicingus serpentipes genome:
- a CDS encoding M1 family metallopeptidase, which translates to MTNKALLIASAMLFIFGCKPTETINLPEQVIEINDPNKLPERAVYQASNTKLFDLLHTKLDVKFNWEKAYLYGKAELTLKPYFHANNTLALNARGFDINKVQLVGEENIDLKYNYDGLMLIVDLDKEYTRNDTLKLFVDYTAKPDELTLGGSDAISSDKGLYFINPRGEEKDKPQQIWTQGETQSNSAWFPTIDSPNERCTGEIAITVEDKYKTLSNGILNLQTINADGTRTDYWEMDQPHAPYLFMMAIGEFSVTKETWNGIDVDYYLEKDYAPYANDIFGLTTEMLEFYSKRLGVTYPWKKYSQIVVRDYVSGAMENTTAVIHGEFVQQTKRELIDGSAGEDVIAHELFHHWFGDLVTCESWSNLPLNESFATYGEYLWNEYKYGLDKADYGLRNDLSSYLQEAQDKQVDMIRFDFEAREDMFDAHSYQKGGRILHMLRNYLGDDAFFESLKYYLNKHQFTDVEMHELRIACEDVSGEDLNWFFNQWFYASGHPMLNINYEYNDSLKIQNIYINQEQNFNTTPLYKLPIAIDIYVEGKVERKEVVIDKALNVFSYEMSSKPDLVNVDGDKMLLCEKVDSHTNEEWVYMYANAPKYLDRYEAIKKLAEVNEPFATKIIIDAVGDKFEHIRRTAIRSLDNAIKTSPDEVKAKLIALINIEENTRVKGDAIGVLAKHFSDDAATIEIVKKGVEEDSYYIAGKSLNALAYSSKEDALTYAKKYEKETNVSLINAVATVYEKHGGPEQNKFFIEKYPQLNGFGKYNFISSYGNYLQKQPDNVIEEALPLLEEVSIKEEAWWMRMTGINAVAELENKYVQQIIDYKTDLKTLKPDSQEAVDLNTKIEIAEKQQKQLMTIINKVKETETNPRLKQILGIK; encoded by the coding sequence ATGACTAACAAAGCACTATTAATTGCCTCGGCAATGTTATTTATATTTGGTTGTAAACCTACCGAAACTATTAATTTACCAGAGCAGGTAATTGAAATTAATGATCCAAACAAACTTCCTGAACGAGCTGTTTACCAAGCATCAAATACTAAACTTTTTGATTTGTTACACACTAAGCTAGATGTAAAATTTAATTGGGAAAAAGCTTATTTATATGGAAAAGCTGAGCTTACGTTAAAGCCTTATTTTCATGCTAATAATACATTAGCCTTAAACGCACGTGGCTTTGATATTAATAAAGTACAATTAGTTGGAGAAGAAAATATTGATTTAAAATACAATTATGATGGGTTAATGTTAATTGTTGACCTAGATAAAGAATATACACGAAATGACACTTTAAAGTTATTCGTTGATTATACCGCTAAGCCTGATGAATTAACATTAGGTGGAAGTGATGCTATCTCTTCAGATAAAGGATTGTATTTTATTAATCCTAGAGGAGAAGAAAAAGATAAACCTCAACAAATTTGGACACAAGGAGAAACGCAATCAAATTCTGCTTGGTTTCCAACTATTGATTCTCCAAACGAAAGATGTACTGGAGAAATTGCAATAACTGTTGAAGATAAATATAAAACCCTTTCTAACGGAATTTTGAATCTTCAAACCATTAATGCAGATGGAACAAGAACAGATTATTGGGAAATGGATCAACCACATGCTCCGTATTTGTTTATGATGGCTATTGGAGAGTTTTCAGTTACAAAAGAAACTTGGAATGGAATTGATGTAGATTATTATTTAGAGAAAGATTACGCGCCATACGCTAATGATATTTTTGGCTTAACTACCGAAATGTTAGAGTTTTATTCAAAAAGGTTAGGCGTAACTTATCCTTGGAAAAAATACAGCCAAATTGTTGTTCGTGATTACGTTTCTGGAGCAATGGAAAATACCACAGCGGTTATTCATGGTGAATTTGTACAACAAACAAAAAGAGAGCTAATAGATGGAAGCGCAGGAGAAGATGTTATTGCGCATGAGTTATTTCACCATTGGTTTGGCGATTTAGTTACTTGCGAGTCATGGTCAAACCTTCCTTTAAACGAATCGTTTGCTACTTATGGCGAGTATTTATGGAACGAATATAAATATGGCTTAGATAAAGCAGACTACGGCTTAAGAAATGACCTGTCGTCATACTTACAAGAAGCTCAAGATAAGCAAGTAGATATGATTAGGTTTGATTTTGAAGCAAGAGAAGATATGTTTGATGCTCACTCATACCAAAAAGGAGGAAGAATATTACATATGCTCAGAAACTACTTGGGTGACGATGCTTTTTTTGAATCATTAAAATACTACTTAAACAAACACCAATTTACTGATGTAGAAATGCACGAACTTAGAATTGCATGTGAAGATGTTTCTGGAGAAGATTTAAACTGGTTTTTTAATCAATGGTTTTATGCGAGCGGACATCCAATGTTAAATATAAATTATGAATATAACGATTCACTAAAAATTCAAAATATATACATTAATCAAGAGCAAAACTTTAACACTACACCGCTATATAAATTACCTATTGCTATAGATATTTATGTTGAAGGAAAAGTTGAACGCAAAGAGGTGGTTATTGATAAAGCTTTAAATGTATTCTCTTACGAAATGAGCTCTAAACCTGATTTAGTAAATGTTGACGGAGATAAAATGCTATTGTGTGAAAAAGTTGATAGCCATACTAACGAAGAGTGGGTTTATATGTATGCAAATGCTCCAAAATATTTAGATAGGTATGAAGCAATAAAAAAGTTAGCCGAAGTAAATGAACCTTTCGCTACAAAAATAATTATTGATGCTGTAGGTGATAAATTTGAACACATTCGTAGAACTGCTATAAGAAGTTTAGACAATGCTATTAAAACCAGTCCTGATGAAGTGAAAGCTAAACTTATTGCTTTAATTAATATAGAAGAAAATACTAGGGTTAAAGGAGATGCAATAGGTGTATTAGCTAAACATTTTTCTGATGATGCTGCTACTATAGAAATTGTAAAAAAAGGAGTTGAAGAAGATTCTTATTACATCGCTGGTAAATCATTAAATGCATTAGCCTATTCAAGCAAGGAAGACGCTTTAACTTATGCGAAAAAGTATGAAAAGGAAACAAACGTTTCACTAATAAATGCTGTAGCTACTGTATATGAAAAACATGGCGGTCCAGAGCAAAATAAATTTTTTATCGAAAAATATCCTCAACTTAATGGATTTGGTAAATACAACTTTATTTCATCTTATGGTAATTATTTACAAAAACAGCCTGACAACGTGATTGAGGAAGCTTTGCCTTTATTAGAGGAAGTTTCGATTAAAGAGGAAGCTTGGTGGATGAGAATGACAGGAATTAATGCTGTTGCAGAACTTGAAAATAAATATGTTCAACAGATAATCGATTATAAAACAGATTTAAAAACTTTAAAACCCGATTCGCAAGAAGCAGTTGATTTAAATACAAAAATTGAAATCGCTGAAAAACAACAAAAACAATTAATGACAATTATTAATAAAGTTAAAGAAACCGAAACTAATCCGAGATTAAAACAAATTTTAGGTATAAAATAA
- a CDS encoding tetratricopeptide repeat protein: MLKYLLFLTTTFITTLLLGSTNDSLQQVIQSNAHDTVKILVFEQLAANHRKNNEDSAFYYNQKAIDLAKKISNQKETAEAYREYALTAQAVGKYPLAVEYYTKAQKTHEKRKNKNGVAEGYNDIGIAYYYAGEYEKARENFEKSGEIKIQIGDSIGAGQSFNNTGIMHDIAGNPTEAIKLYLRAIEIYENLKDTNMAIGTMANIGLIYIGQKNYTEALKVYTKQKKLAKAIKAKKHYGIALTSEGTAYDYLEKYDEARKHFFEALDIFLELGDKPLIAQCYNNISVNYELTNNDDKALEYALKAIKIKTEIGSFGKIAVSQIAAAKIYNKRGEYNKALNLYQEALTNAENTGYMDYVIKSHKGLSMAYEKLKKFEKAYYHQSQYITLADSVTNKENTELINELEKKYQSERKEQEIELLNKTNAIKDIELEKAGEESKRKSIQLFGSLGVGIILLGFLIFVYRVNQQRKRNNVLLTQKNKEITHQKEIVEEQHQEITDSINYAKRIQTALLTSDEYWNQISSEHFVLLKPKDVVSGDFFWAFHTETNLAIWVAADCTGHGVPGAFMSMLGISFFNEIVVENNITQPSIILNKLRDKIIKALEQKGIDTQQKDGMDLALCVWDKNTNKLTFAGANNPVWIIRKATDQNEDTLIIDGYELIEHKADKQPVGLYSGELKPFTEREIELQNGDSIYTFSDGYADQFGGEKGKKFKLKSLKQLLLSVQGKNMEDQKQILDKMFEDWKGNLEQIDDVCVIGVKV, translated from the coding sequence ATGTTGAAATACCTTCTTTTTCTTACAACAACTTTTATTACTACTCTTTTGTTGGGTTCTACTAACGATAGTTTGCAACAAGTTATTCAATCAAACGCTCACGATACGGTTAAGATATTGGTTTTTGAGCAATTAGCTGCTAACCACCGAAAAAATAATGAAGATTCTGCGTTTTATTATAATCAAAAAGCGATTGATTTAGCTAAGAAAATTTCTAATCAAAAAGAAACTGCTGAAGCTTATCGAGAATATGCATTAACAGCTCAAGCAGTTGGAAAATATCCATTAGCTGTTGAATATTATACTAAAGCACAAAAAACTCATGAAAAACGAAAGAATAAAAATGGCGTTGCAGAAGGATATAACGATATTGGAATCGCTTATTATTATGCCGGTGAATATGAAAAAGCGCGAGAAAATTTTGAAAAATCAGGAGAAATAAAAATTCAAATTGGAGATAGTATTGGTGCTGGACAATCGTTTAACAATACAGGAATTATGCATGACATTGCAGGAAATCCAACTGAGGCAATTAAGTTATATTTAAGAGCGATTGAAATTTATGAAAATCTAAAAGATACCAATATGGCCATTGGAACAATGGCTAACATTGGACTTATATATATCGGACAAAAAAACTATACTGAAGCATTAAAAGTTTATACAAAACAGAAAAAATTAGCCAAGGCAATAAAAGCTAAAAAGCATTATGGAATAGCTCTTACTAGTGAAGGTACTGCATATGATTATTTAGAAAAATATGATGAAGCTCGCAAACATTTTTTTGAAGCGTTAGATATTTTTTTAGAACTAGGAGATAAACCATTAATTGCTCAGTGTTATAATAATATAAGTGTTAATTACGAACTAACTAATAATGATGATAAGGCACTTGAATATGCTTTGAAAGCAATTAAAATTAAAACTGAAATTGGAAGTTTTGGTAAAATTGCTGTATCGCAAATTGCAGCCGCTAAAATTTATAACAAAAGAGGTGAATATAACAAAGCATTAAACTTATACCAAGAAGCATTAACTAATGCTGAAAATACTGGGTATATGGATTATGTGATTAAATCGCATAAAGGATTGTCAATGGCTTACGAAAAACTTAAAAAGTTTGAAAAAGCATATTATCATCAATCGCAATATATAACATTGGCGGATAGTGTTACCAATAAAGAAAACACAGAATTAATTAATGAGTTAGAGAAAAAATACCAAAGTGAACGTAAAGAGCAAGAAATAGAATTGCTAAATAAAACCAATGCAATTAAAGATATTGAGCTTGAAAAAGCCGGTGAAGAATCGAAGCGTAAATCCATTCAATTATTTGGGTCGTTAGGAGTTGGGATTATTTTACTTGGGTTTTTAATTTTTGTTTATCGAGTAAATCAACAACGGAAAAGAAATAATGTGTTGTTAACCCAAAAGAATAAAGAAATAACACACCAAAAAGAAATTGTAGAAGAGCAGCATCAAGAAATTACAGACAGTATAAATTACGCAAAACGAATACAAACAGCGCTCTTAACAAGCGATGAATATTGGAATCAAATATCATCAGAACATTTTGTGTTGCTAAAACCCAAAGATGTGGTGAGTGGCGATTTCTTTTGGGCTTTTCATACCGAAACTAACTTAGCCATTTGGGTGGCTGCCGACTGTACTGGGCATGGTGTTCCTGGTGCGTTTATGAGCATGTTGGGCATTAGCTTTTTTAATGAGATTGTTGTGGAAAACAACATCACTCAACCTTCAATAATTTTAAATAAGTTGCGTGATAAAATTATAAAAGCATTAGAGCAAAAAGGTATAGATACTCAACAAAAAGATGGGATGGATTTAGCGTTGTGCGTATGGGATAAAAACACCAACAAACTAACTTTTGCTGGTGCAAATAACCCAGTTTGGATTATTAGAAAAGCAACGGATCAAAATGAAGATACATTAATTATAGACGGTTACGAATTGATAGAACACAAAGCCGACAAACAACCAGTAGGATTATATTCTGGAGAGCTAAAACCATTTACAGAAAGAGAAATAGAACTTCAAAATGGAGATAGTATTTATACCTTTAGCGATGGTTATGCCGACCAGTTTGGAGGTGAAAAAGGAAAGAAATTCAAACTTAAATCATTAAAACAATTGTTGCTATCAGTACAAGGTAAAAACATGGAAGATCAAAAACAGATCTTAGATAAGATGTTTGAGGATTGGAAAGGTAACCTAGAACAGATTGATGATGTGTGTGTAATAGGTGTGAAGGTTTGA
- a CDS encoding tetratricopeptide repeat protein: MLPIIGLGQDYADKNYYLVDSLDLTQLSEEDKQLIVESLKIFHLANDDTSKVYALSNICENMSHDDWSKYQFYQYQIIKEGLKKNNSLEVNDKLTASLSGALNNLGIIYEIKGDVKKAINCYKKSISIDKKRNDKKGVAFTLNNLGFVYDKQGDIPKALEIYHQSLKFLEENKDKYGMGVTLNNIGLIYKYQGDSSKALEYLNRSLKLREELGDKSEMANALNNIGLVYGVSDKALEIHKKSLQLRQEAGDKYGSAFSYINIGNIYLLQGEALKAIDFFQKSLDLRKEIGDKSGIAISLSHIGRANLALGNTNEAKINLENSLKIAQELGYPTEIQSASELLSKVYEEKSEYSKSLKMYKLFIQMRDSLNNEESQKATAKQQAKYEYEKQKVLDDAKHDKQLAIEKEAKAKQKIITYSIALGLFLVGIFLLVVFNRLKVTRKQKGIIEKQKAEVELAHSELEEKNQEIMDSITYAKRIQNAILPPLKVVKEYLQDSFILYKPKDIVAGDFYWLESVSPTGNKKDTAILFAAADCTGHGVPGAMVSVVCNNGLNRSVREYGLTDPGKILNKTREIVIAEFEKSEDEVKDGMDIALCSLEGSTLKYAGANNPLWIIRNGEIIETKADKQPIGKFDELLPYTTHIFELQKGDSIYIFSDGYVDQFGGEKGKKFKAKAFRELLLSIQNEPMEEQKTIIDENFENWRGNLEQIDDVCVIGVKI; this comes from the coding sequence TTGTTACCTATTATTGGGTTAGGGCAAGACTATGCTGATAAAAACTATTATTTAGTAGATAGTTTAGACTTAACTCAATTGTCTGAAGAAGATAAACAGTTAATAGTAGAAAGTTTAAAAATATTTCATTTAGCGAATGACGACACAAGCAAAGTGTATGCCTTAAGTAATATCTGCGAAAATATGAGCCATGATGATTGGAGTAAATACCAATTCTATCAATATCAAATAATAAAAGAGGGATTAAAGAAAAATAATTCATTAGAAGTAAATGATAAACTGACAGCATCATTGTCTGGAGCTTTAAATAACCTTGGAATTATATATGAAATAAAAGGAGATGTAAAAAAAGCAATAAACTGTTATAAGAAAAGTATTTCTATTGATAAAAAAAGGAATGATAAAAAAGGAGTTGCTTTTACATTAAATAATTTGGGGTTTGTTTATGATAAACAGGGGGACATACCAAAAGCGCTTGAAATTTATCATCAAAGTTTAAAATTTCTTGAGGAAAACAAAGACAAGTATGGCATGGGTGTCACTCTAAATAACATAGGGCTTATATATAAATATCAAGGAGATAGTTCAAAAGCTTTAGAGTATTTAAATAGGAGTTTAAAACTTAGAGAAGAACTTGGAGATAAAAGTGAGATGGCAAATGCCTTAAATAATATAGGACTAGTTTATGGGGTTAGTGATAAAGCGTTAGAAATTCATAAAAAAAGTTTACAATTACGACAAGAAGCAGGAGATAAATATGGGAGTGCGTTTTCTTATATTAACATTGGCAATATTTATTTATTACAAGGGGAAGCATTAAAGGCAATTGATTTTTTTCAGAAAAGTTTAGACTTGAGAAAAGAAATTGGAGATAAATCAGGAATTGCTATTTCATTAAGTCATATCGGAAGAGCAAATTTAGCATTAGGAAACACTAATGAAGCAAAAATTAATCTAGAGAATAGTTTAAAAATAGCACAAGAACTAGGATATCCTACTGAAATACAATCTGCTTCTGAATTGTTAAGTAAAGTTTATGAAGAAAAATCGGAATATTCTAAATCTTTAAAAATGTATAAATTATTTATACAGATGAGGGATAGTTTAAACAATGAAGAAAGCCAAAAAGCTACAGCGAAACAACAAGCAAAATACGAATATGAAAAACAAAAGGTTTTGGATGATGCTAAACATGATAAGCAATTAGCCATAGAAAAAGAGGCGAAAGCAAAACAAAAAATAATAACATATAGCATTGCATTAGGTCTTTTTTTAGTTGGCATATTCTTGTTGGTGGTATTTAATCGATTAAAAGTTACGCGTAAACAAAAAGGGATAATTGAGAAGCAAAAAGCAGAAGTAGAGTTAGCTCATTCAGAACTTGAAGAAAAGAACCAAGAAATAATGGATTCTATCACCTATGCCAAGCGCATCCAAAATGCAATTTTACCCCCACTTAAAGTGGTTAAAGAGTATTTACAAGATAGTTTTATCCTTTATAAACCAAAAGACATAGTAGCAGGAGATTTTTATTGGCTAGAGTCGGTATCACCGACAGGCAATAAAAAAGATACCGCTATACTTTTTGCTGCTGCAGATTGTACTGGTCATGGCGTGCCAGGAGCAATGGTAAGTGTGGTGTGTAATAATGGGTTAAACCGAAGTGTGCGTGAATATGGTTTGACAGACCCCGGAAAAATTTTAAATAAAACTCGAGAAATAGTAATTGCAGAGTTCGAGAAAAGTGAAGATGAGGTAAAAGACGGAATGGATATCGCTTTATGTAGTTTAGAAGGGAGTACATTAAAATATGCAGGAGCTAATAACCCACTTTGGATAATTAGAAATGGAGAAATAATAGAAACAAAAGCCGATAAGCAACCAATAGGAAAGTTTGATGAGTTGTTACCTTATACTACTCACATCTTTGAACTACAAAAAGGAGATAGTATTTACATCTTCTCTGATGGATATGTTGACCAATTTGGAGGAGAAAAAGGTAAAAAATTTAAAGCAAAAGCATTTAGAGAATTGTTACTTTCTATCCAAAATGAACCAATGGAAGAACAAAAAACAATTATAGACGAGAACTTTGAAAACTGGCGAGGTAACTTAGAGCAAATTGATGATGTTTGTGTAATTGGAGTGAAAATATGA
- a CDS encoding tetratricopeptide repeat protein, translated as MRCLIYISFFLLPLIGASQDYADKNYYLVDSIDLKGLTAPDRILLDSCLVLFHKSNQDTSKVIALNGICENMVSAYWVKYQFYQYQLINKAIKKQPQDKRLKKSLANALNNLGLIYRDEGDIEKALDYYTQSLKLLEVTNDKHGLADCLNNIGFLYKNKGELNNALDYYKRSLKIRTELNEKEGIALSLNNIGLLYLNQGLIKEALNYSLKSLKIREEIGDKNGIAQSLNNIGMLYNNQGSIEEALNYYSQSLKLYEELGDKKGIAFSLNNVGFILYNMGLNDKAKECYEKSLKLRKELGNKQGIAESLNNIGYIYIESDSNDLALRYFEQSLILQKESENKKGISNTLNNIGYIYFLNNNLNKALNYSKKSLEIANQIGFPESIKNAANNLSQIYQKQGNYKEAFNMKNLQIQMRDSINNDENQKATLLQHAKYEYEKQKALDDAEHEKTLAIEKESKAKQKIIIYSIAFGLLLVAIFLIFVINRLQVTRKQKELIEIQKKEVESAHHELEDKNQEITDSIRYAKRIQSAILPSNKTIKEYLPDSFILYKPKDIVAGDFYWMEHKEGRVLFAAADCTGHGVPGAMVSVVCNNGLNRSVREYGLKDPGEILNKTREIVIAEFEKSEEEVKDGMDIALCSLEGNTLKYAGANNPLWIIRNGEIIETKADKQPIGKFDELLPYTTHTFELQKGDTIYIFSDGYVDQFGGEKGKKFKTANFKKLLLTIQNESIEKQKQLINESFETWKGNLEQIDDVCVIGVKI; from the coding sequence ATGAGGTGTTTAATATATATATCATTTTTCTTATTGCCACTAATTGGGGCTTCTCAAGACTATGCTGATAAAAACTATTATTTAGTAGATAGTATAGATTTAAAAGGGTTAACAGCCCCTGACAGAATACTGCTTGATAGTTGTTTAGTATTATTTCATAAATCAAATCAGGACACCTCTAAAGTAATTGCACTTAATGGTATTTGTGAAAATATGGTCAGCGCTTACTGGGTTAAATATCAATTTTATCAATATCAGCTAATTAATAAAGCAATTAAAAAACAGCCTCAGGATAAAAGGTTAAAAAAGTCATTAGCAAATGCACTAAATAATCTTGGACTAATATATAGAGATGAAGGCGATATAGAGAAAGCTTTAGATTATTATACACAAAGCCTAAAATTGTTAGAGGTCACTAATGATAAACATGGGCTAGCAGATTGTTTAAATAATATAGGGTTTTTGTATAAAAATAAAGGAGAGTTGAATAATGCACTCGATTATTATAAAAGAAGTTTAAAGATTAGAACTGAACTTAATGAAAAAGAAGGGATAGCATTAAGTTTAAACAATATTGGCCTTTTGTATTTAAATCAAGGTTTAATTAAAGAAGCTCTAAATTATAGTTTAAAAAGTTTAAAAATAAGAGAAGAAATTGGGGATAAAAATGGTATAGCACAAAGTTTAAATAATATTGGAATGTTATATAATAATCAAGGCTCGATTGAAGAAGCTTTAAATTACTATAGCCAAAGTTTAAAATTATATGAAGAGTTAGGTGATAAAAAAGGAATAGCGTTTAGTTTAAATAATGTTGGATTCATTTTATATAATATGGGGCTTAATGATAAAGCTAAAGAGTGCTATGAAAAAAGCTTGAAACTAAGAAAGGAGTTGGGGAATAAACAAGGTATAGCTGAAAGTTTAAATAATATAGGATACATCTATATTGAAAGTGACTCTAATGATTTAGCACTGAGGTACTTTGAACAAAGTTTAATCCTTCAAAAAGAATCTGAAAATAAGAAAGGAATTTCAAACACACTTAACAATATTGGTTATATATATTTTCTTAATAATAACTTGAATAAGGCACTTAATTACTCTAAAAAAAGTTTAGAAATTGCTAATCAAATTGGGTTTCCTGAAAGCATTAAAAACGCAGCAAATAATTTAAGCCAGATTTATCAAAAGCAAGGTAATTATAAGGAGGCTTTTAATATGAAAAATTTACAAATTCAAATGCGAGATAGTATTAATAATGATGAAAATCAAAAGGCTACGTTACTTCAGCATGCTAAATATGAATATGAAAAACAAAAAGCTTTAGATGATGCCGAGCATGAGAAAACTTTAGCAATAGAAAAAGAATCGAAAGCAAAACAAAAAATTATTATTTATTCAATTGCTTTCGGATTACTTTTAGTAGCTATATTTTTAATATTTGTAATCAATCGATTGCAGGTTACTCGTAAACAAAAAGAGTTAATTGAAATCCAGAAAAAAGAAGTAGAAAGCGCCCATCATGAATTAGAGGATAAAAATCAAGAAATAACAGATAGTATTCGTTACGCAAAAAGAATTCAGTCGGCTATTTTGCCTTCTAATAAAACCATAAAAGAGTATTTACCAGATAGTTTTATTTTATATAAACCAAAAGATATTGTTGCAGGAGATTTTTATTGGATGGAGCACAAGGAAGGCAGAGTGCTTTTTGCAGCCGCCGACTGCACCGGTCATGGAGTACCCGGAGCAATGGTAAGTGTAGTGTGTAATAATGGGTTAAATAGAAGCGTTCGTGAATATGGATTGAAAGACCCTGGAGAAATACTTAATAAAACTCGAGAAATAGTAATTGCTGAGTTTGAAAAAAGTGAAGAAGAAGTAAAAGACGGAATGGATATAGCTCTTTGTTCATTAGAAGGCAATACTTTAAAGTACGCAGGAGCCAATAATCCTTTATGGATAATTAGAAATGGGGAAATAATAGAAACAAAAGCCGATAAGCAACCAATAGGAAAGTTTGATGAGTTGTTACCTTATACTACTCACACCTTTGAATTACAAAAAGGAGATACCATTTACATTTTCTCTGATGGTTATGTAGATCAATTTGGAGGAGAAAAAGGGAAAAAGTTTAAAACAGCTAATTTCAAAAAACTGTTACTTACCATCCAAAACGAATCAATAGAGAAGCAAAAACAATTAATTAACGAATCATTCGAAACCTGGAAAGGTAATTTAGAACAAATTGATGATGTTTGTGTAATTGGAGTTAAAATTTAA
- a CDS encoding ABC transporter permease → MNVPFYIAKRYLISKKSHNVINIISWISVAGIGVGTLALIVVLSAFNGLQTLVEDLYASFDPDIKITAVTGKTFHISDFPKEEIASHKDVEFCLESIEDVALFKYNDKQTVATLKGVDPSFYKMTGLDSLMFEGKVRFDDEETNYLHLGYGIADNLSLYLGSKFQEKVSVIVPKRGNKKSFVPTDEFNRKYASAAGVFSVSPDFDSKYVLSSLSFAQELLNHKNKISSIELKINTNANLDMVNNEIKVIVGANYKVQTRYELNELIFKTNETEKWITFLILTFILIIASFNIVGSLTMLIIDKKKDVWILKTMGANNSLIQKIFFAEGMLINLLGAFTGMVLGALICWVQQTFGLLRLNGGIVDFYPVELQLMDFINVTGIVLVIGLLASWYPARILTKKHL, encoded by the coding sequence TTGAACGTTCCTTTTTACATAGCGAAACGATATTTAATATCTAAAAAATCGCACAATGTAATCAATATTATTTCTTGGATTTCTGTTGCAGGAATTGGAGTTGGAACATTAGCTTTAATTGTCGTTTTGTCTGCTTTTAACGGCTTACAAACATTAGTAGAAGACCTTTACGCTTCTTTTGATCCAGACATTAAAATTACAGCTGTAACCGGCAAAACTTTTCATATTTCAGATTTTCCAAAAGAAGAAATTGCAAGCCATAAAGATGTCGAATTCTGTTTAGAATCGATTGAGGATGTTGCCCTTTTTAAATACAATGATAAACAAACTGTAGCTACCTTAAAAGGTGTTGACCCTTCGTTTTATAAAATGACAGGGCTAGATTCTTTGATGTTTGAAGGTAAAGTTCGATTTGATGATGAGGAAACAAATTATTTACACTTGGGTTATGGAATCGCTGATAACTTATCTTTATATCTTGGAAGTAAATTTCAAGAAAAGGTAAGTGTAATTGTTCCAAAAAGAGGAAATAAAAAATCTTTTGTTCCAACTGATGAGTTTAATCGAAAATACGCTAGTGCTGCAGGTGTTTTTTCTGTAAGTCCTGATTTCGATTCTAAATATGTTTTATCTTCTTTGTCGTTTGCTCAAGAGTTGTTGAATCATAAAAACAAAATATCTTCAATTGAATTAAAAATAAATACTAATGCAAACCTTGATATGGTTAATAATGAAATAAAGGTGATTGTTGGTGCAAATTATAAGGTGCAAACTCGTTATGAATTAAATGAATTAATATTTAAAACCAACGAAACTGAAAAATGGATTACTTTTTTAATTCTAACATTCATTCTAATTATTGCTTCATTTAATATTGTTGGTTCTTTAACCATGCTTATTATTGATAAGAAAAAAGATGTTTGGATTTTAAAAACAATGGGTGCAAACAACTCCTTAATTCAAAAAATATTTTTTGCTGAAGGCATGCTTATAAACTTGCTTGGCGCTTTTACGGGAATGGTTTTAGGCGCATTAATTTGTTGGGTTCAACAAACATTTGGCTTACTTAGACTTAATGGAGGTATTGTAGATTTTTATCCCGTTGAATTACAGCTTATGGATTTTATAAATGTAACCGGTATTGTTTTAGTAATTGGATTACTAGCCTCTTGGTATCCGGCACGGATTTTGACGAAAAAACATTTGTAA
- the rbfA gene encoding 30S ribosome-binding factor RbfA — MSSLRQNKVSRLLLKELSIIFQQNGTDWFPNTMISVTVVRVSPDLSFAKVYLSIFGATEPIDCVKGVNENSKMIRGLLGKIIKKQLRIVPEIAFYLDDSLDYAEALDEALKQ; from the coding sequence ATGAGTTCACTAAGACAAAATAAAGTATCTCGATTATTACTTAAAGAATTAAGTATTATTTTCCAGCAGAATGGTACCGATTGGTTTCCTAACACCATGATTAGTGTTACTGTAGTTAGAGTTTCTCCTGATTTAAGTTTTGCAAAAGTTTACCTAAGTATTTTTGGGGCAACCGAACCTATAGACTGTGTAAAAGGGGTAAATGAAAATTCTAAAATGATAAGAGGTTTGTTAGGGAAAATAATAAAAAAACAACTTCGAATTGTTCCTGAAATTGCGTTCTATTTAGATGACTCTTTAGACTATGCTGAAGCTTTAGATGAAGCGCTAAAACAATAA